In Caldisericia bacterium, the following proteins share a genomic window:
- a CDS encoding proline--tRNA ligase, producing MYLSKLFVPIQREDPKDAETISHKLMIKGGLIRQISSGIYAFLPIGFKVLKKVENIIREEMNKIGAQEVILPALLPREPWDETGRWDIYGDELFRLKDRRGRDFCLGPTHEEIITMLVRNSVRSYKNLPQLLYQIQTKFRDEIRPRFGIMRSREFLMKDLYSFDSSWDNLSETYKKVFEAYKKIFDRFKLKYYTVEADSGAIGGKISHEFVAESSIGECEFVVCSTCGYAANIEAAKSGDIKEVVLNEEPLELVYTPNMKKVEEVSKFLNLSEDRLIKAILYIIDEKPILVLIRGDDEINEVKLKNFYNAKSIRLADENEIERYTKSPLGFSGPIGYVGEIIADTRVKYVKNGACGGNKKDHHYIHVSYPRDFDVKEFIDLRKVRDGDPCPKCGEKLIKKIGIELGHTFQLGTKYSESMKAYFQDENGELKPFIMGCYGIGLGRIIAATIEQYSDKKGIVWTNVIAPYHIIVIPVSQNIETAKEAENFYFELLNEGFEVLFEDRDISPGEKFKDADLIGIPYKIIFGKTFENEGLVEVKKRVDDKIFKFKKEDIKEFLRKEIYDY from the coding sequence ATGTATTTAAGTAAATTGTTTGTTCCTATTCAAAGAGAAGACCCAAAAGATGCTGAAACTATAAGTCATAAATTAATGATAAAAGGTGGTCTTATAAGACAAATTAGTTCTGGAATTTATGCTTTTTTGCCAATTGGTTTTAAAGTATTAAAAAAAGTTGAAAACATAATTAGAGAAGAGATGAATAAAATTGGAGCACAAGAAGTTATTTTACCTGCTCTTCTTCCTCGTGAACCATGGGATGAAACCGGAAGATGGGATATTTATGGAGATGAACTTTTTAGATTAAAAGATAGAAGAGGGAGAGATTTTTGTCTTGGACCAACACATGAAGAAATAATTACAATGTTAGTTAGGAATAGTGTTAGATCTTATAAAAATCTTCCACAGCTTTTATATCAAATTCAAACAAAGTTTAGAGATGAGATAAGACCAAGGTTTGGGATAATGAGAAGTAGAGAATTTTTAATGAAAGATCTTTATTCTTTTGATTCTTCATGGGATAATCTTTCTGAAACATACAAAAAAGTATTTGAAGCATACAAAAAAATATTTGATAGATTCAAATTAAAATATTATACAGTAGAAGCTGATTCTGGAGCAATTGGAGGAAAAATTTCTCATGAATTTGTGGCAGAATCATCTATTGGAGAATGTGAATTTGTTGTATGTTCAACATGTGGATATGCAGCAAACATTGAAGCAGCAAAAAGTGGCGATATAAAAGAGGTGGTCTTAAATGAAGAACCACTAGAATTAGTTTATACACCAAATATGAAAAAGGTTGAAGAAGTTAGTAAATTTTTAAACTTAAGTGAAGATAGATTAATAAAAGCAATTTTATATATAATTGATGAAAAGCCAATTCTTGTTTTAATAAGAGGGGATGATGAAATAAATGAAGTTAAATTAAAAAATTTCTATAATGCTAAATCTATAAGATTAGCAGATGAGAATGAGATTGAAAGATATACAAAATCACCACTTGGTTTTTCAGGTCCAATTGGATATGTTGGGGAGATTATTGCTGACACAAGAGTAAAGTATGTAAAAAATGGTGCGTGTGGAGGAAACAAAAAAGATCACCACTATATACATGTTTCATATCCTAGAGATTTTGATGTTAAAGAGTTTATTGATTTAAGAAAAGTGAGAGATGGTGATCCATGTCCAAAGTGTGGTGAAAAACTAATTAAAAAAATTGGAATAGAACTTGGACATACATTTCAACTTGGGACAAAATATTCTGAATCTATGAAAGCATATTTTCAAGATGAAAATGGAGAGCTTAAACCTTTTATAATGGGATGTTATGGTATTGGTCTCGGAAGAATTATCGCAGCAACAATTGAACAATACTCAGATAAAAAGGGAATTGTTTGGACAAATGTTATAGCTCCATACCACATAATTGTTATTCCAGTTTCACAAAATATAGAAACAGCAAAAGAAGCAGAAAATTTTTACTTTGAACTTTTAAATGAAGGTTTTGAAGTTCTTTTTGAAGATAGAGACATTTCTCCTGGAGAGAAGTTTAAAGATGCAGATTTAATTGGAATTCCTTATAAGATCATTTTTGGTAAAACCTTTGAAAATGAAGGTTTAGTTGAAGTAAAAAAAAGAGTTGATGATAAAATTTTTAAATTCAAAAAAGAAGATATTAAAGAATTTT